In Perca fluviatilis chromosome 3, GENO_Pfluv_1.0, whole genome shotgun sequence, the following proteins share a genomic window:
- the isl2b gene encoding insulin gene enhancer protein isl-2b isoform X6, whose translation MRPALVSSVTAKPIAKEIMLFGIKCAKCNLGFSSSDLVMRARDNVYHIECFRCSVCSRQLLPGDEFSLREEELLCRADHSLLLERSSAGSPISPGHIHSNRPLHLAADPVTVRQAPHRNHVHKQSEKTTRVRTVLNEKQLHTLRTCYNANPRPDALMKEQLVEMTGLSPRVIRVWFQNKRCKDKKKSILMKQLQQQHHSDKTVSIFNLQGLTGTPLVAGSPIRHESAVQGNPVEVQTYQPPWKALSEFALQSDLDQPAFQQLVSFSESGSLGNSSGSDVTSLSSQLPDTPNSMVPSPVET comes from the exons ATGAGACCTGCACTTGTTTCGTCCGTGACGGCAAAACCTATTGCAAAAGAGATTAT GCTGTTTGGAATAAAATGCGCAAAATGCAACCTGGGATTCAGCAGCAGCGATTTGGTGATGAGGGCCCGGGATAACGTTTACCACATCGAGTGTTTTCGGTGTTCGGTGTGCAGCAGGCAGCTGCTGCCGGGAGACGAGTTCTCCCTGCGGGAAGAGGAGCTGCTGTGCCGGGCGGACCACAGCCTGCTGCTGGAGAGGAGCTCCGCAGGAAGCCCCATCAGCCCCGGACACATCCACTCCAACAGACCGCTGCACCTGGCAG CAGACCCGGTCACGGTGCGGCAGGCCCCGCATCGGAACCACGTCCACAAGCAGTCGGAGAAGACGACGCGGGTCAGGACGGTGCTGAACGAGAAGCAGCTCCACACGTTGCGGACCTGCTACAACGCCAACCCGAGGCCGGACGCGCTGATGAAGGAGCAGCTGGTGGAGATGACCGGCCTGAGCCCCAGGGTGATCCGGGTCTGGTTCCAGAACAAGCGCTGCAAAGACAAGAAGAAGTCCATCCTGATGaagcagctccagcagcagcaccacagTGATAAGACTGTAAGCATCTTC AATCTGCAGGGCCTCACAGGGACGCCTCTTGTAGCCGGGAGTCCTATCCGACATGAGAGTGCTGTGCAGGGAAACCCAGTGGAGGTTCAGACCTACCAGCCTCCATGGAAAGCCCTGAGTGAGTTCGCCCTGCAGAGTGACCTGGACCAGCCAGCCTTCCAacaactg GTGTCTTTCTCTGAATCGGGCTCTCTCGGAAACTCCTCCGGCAGCGACGTGACTTCTTTGTCTTCTCAGTTACCGGACACCCCCAACAGTATGGTACCCAGCCCGGTGGAGACGTGA
- the isl2b gene encoding insulin gene enhancer protein isl-2b isoform X3, with protein sequence MVDIIFSSSFLDDMGDHSKKKPGFAMCVGCGSQIHDQYILRVSPDLEWHAACLKCAECSQYLDETCTCFVRDGKTYCKRDYVRLFGIKCAKCNLGFSSSDLVMRARDNVYHIECFRCSVCSRQLLPGDEFSLREEELLCRADHSLLLERSSAGSPISPGHIHSNRPLHLAADPVTVRQAPHRNHVHKQSEKTTRVRTVLNEKQLHTLRTCYNANPRPDALMKEQLVEMTGLSPRVIRVWFQNKRCKDKKKSILMKQLQQQHHSDKTNLQGLTGTPLVAGSPIRHESAVQGNPVEVQTYQPPWKALSEFALQSDLDQPAFQQLVSFSESGSLGNSSGSDVTSLSSQLPDTPNSMVPSPVET encoded by the exons ATGGTGGATATTATTTTCAGCTCTTCTTTCTTGGATGATATGGGGGATCATTCCAAAA AGAAGCCAGGATTCGCGATGTGTGTAGGATGTGGAAGTCAGATCCATGACCAGTACATACTGAGAGTCTCTCCCGACCTGGAGTGGCATGCAGCCTGCCTGAAGTGTGCAGAGTGCAGCCAGTACCTGGATGAGACCTGCACTTGTTTCGTCCGTGACGGCAAAACCTATTGCAAAAGAGATTATGTAAG GCTGTTTGGAATAAAATGCGCAAAATGCAACCTGGGATTCAGCAGCAGCGATTTGGTGATGAGGGCCCGGGATAACGTTTACCACATCGAGTGTTTTCGGTGTTCGGTGTGCAGCAGGCAGCTGCTGCCGGGAGACGAGTTCTCCCTGCGGGAAGAGGAGCTGCTGTGCCGGGCGGACCACAGCCTGCTGCTGGAGAGGAGCTCCGCAGGAAGCCCCATCAGCCCCGGACACATCCACTCCAACAGACCGCTGCACCTGGCAG CAGACCCGGTCACGGTGCGGCAGGCCCCGCATCGGAACCACGTCCACAAGCAGTCGGAGAAGACGACGCGGGTCAGGACGGTGCTGAACGAGAAGCAGCTCCACACGTTGCGGACCTGCTACAACGCCAACCCGAGGCCGGACGCGCTGATGAAGGAGCAGCTGGTGGAGATGACCGGCCTGAGCCCCAGGGTGATCCGGGTCTGGTTCCAGAACAAGCGCTGCAAAGACAAGAAGAAGTCCATCCTGATGaagcagctccagcagcagcaccacagTGATAAGACT AATCTGCAGGGCCTCACAGGGACGCCTCTTGTAGCCGGGAGTCCTATCCGACATGAGAGTGCTGTGCAGGGAAACCCAGTGGAGGTTCAGACCTACCAGCCTCCATGGAAAGCCCTGAGTGAGTTCGCCCTGCAGAGTGACCTGGACCAGCCAGCCTTCCAacaactg GTGTCTTTCTCTGAATCGGGCTCTCTCGGAAACTCCTCCGGCAGCGACGTGACTTCTTTGTCTTCTCAGTTACCGGACACCCCCAACAGTATGGTACCCAGCCCGGTGGAGACGTGA
- the isl2b gene encoding insulin gene enhancer protein isl-2b isoform X4, giving the protein MVDIIFSSSFLDDMGDHSKKKPGFAMCVGCGSQIHDQYILRVSPDLEWHAACLKCAECSQYLDETCTCFVRDGKTYCKRDYVRLFGIKCAKCNLGFSSSDLVMRARDNVYHIECFRCSVCSRQLLPGDEFSLREEELLCRADHSLLLERSSAGSPISPGHIHSNRPLHLADPVTVRQAPHRNHVHKQSEKTTRVRTVLNEKQLHTLRTCYNANPRPDALMKEQLVEMTGLSPRVIRVWFQNKRCKDKKKSILMKQLQQQHHSDKTNLQGLTGTPLVAGSPIRHESAVQGNPVEVQTYQPPWKALSEFALQSDLDQPAFQQLVSFSESGSLGNSSGSDVTSLSSQLPDTPNSMVPSPVET; this is encoded by the exons ATGGTGGATATTATTTTCAGCTCTTCTTTCTTGGATGATATGGGGGATCATTCCAAAA AGAAGCCAGGATTCGCGATGTGTGTAGGATGTGGAAGTCAGATCCATGACCAGTACATACTGAGAGTCTCTCCCGACCTGGAGTGGCATGCAGCCTGCCTGAAGTGTGCAGAGTGCAGCCAGTACCTGGATGAGACCTGCACTTGTTTCGTCCGTGACGGCAAAACCTATTGCAAAAGAGATTATGTAAG GCTGTTTGGAATAAAATGCGCAAAATGCAACCTGGGATTCAGCAGCAGCGATTTGGTGATGAGGGCCCGGGATAACGTTTACCACATCGAGTGTTTTCGGTGTTCGGTGTGCAGCAGGCAGCTGCTGCCGGGAGACGAGTTCTCCCTGCGGGAAGAGGAGCTGCTGTGCCGGGCGGACCACAGCCTGCTGCTGGAGAGGAGCTCCGCAGGAAGCCCCATCAGCCCCGGACACATCCACTCCAACAGACCGCTGCACCTGGCAG ACCCGGTCACGGTGCGGCAGGCCCCGCATCGGAACCACGTCCACAAGCAGTCGGAGAAGACGACGCGGGTCAGGACGGTGCTGAACGAGAAGCAGCTCCACACGTTGCGGACCTGCTACAACGCCAACCCGAGGCCGGACGCGCTGATGAAGGAGCAGCTGGTGGAGATGACCGGCCTGAGCCCCAGGGTGATCCGGGTCTGGTTCCAGAACAAGCGCTGCAAAGACAAGAAGAAGTCCATCCTGATGaagcagctccagcagcagcaccacagTGATAAGACT AATCTGCAGGGCCTCACAGGGACGCCTCTTGTAGCCGGGAGTCCTATCCGACATGAGAGTGCTGTGCAGGGAAACCCAGTGGAGGTTCAGACCTACCAGCCTCCATGGAAAGCCCTGAGTGAGTTCGCCCTGCAGAGTGACCTGGACCAGCCAGCCTTCCAacaactg GTGTCTTTCTCTGAATCGGGCTCTCTCGGAAACTCCTCCGGCAGCGACGTGACTTCTTTGTCTTCTCAGTTACCGGACACCCCCAACAGTATGGTACCCAGCCCGGTGGAGACGTGA
- the isl2b gene encoding insulin gene enhancer protein isl-2b isoform X1: protein MVDIIFSSSFLDDMGDHSKKKPGFAMCVGCGSQIHDQYILRVSPDLEWHAACLKCAECSQYLDETCTCFVRDGKTYCKRDYVRLFGIKCAKCNLGFSSSDLVMRARDNVYHIECFRCSVCSRQLLPGDEFSLREEELLCRADHSLLLERSSAGSPISPGHIHSNRPLHLAADPVTVRQAPHRNHVHKQSEKTTRVRTVLNEKQLHTLRTCYNANPRPDALMKEQLVEMTGLSPRVIRVWFQNKRCKDKKKSILMKQLQQQHHSDKTVSIFNLQGLTGTPLVAGSPIRHESAVQGNPVEVQTYQPPWKALSEFALQSDLDQPAFQQLVSFSESGSLGNSSGSDVTSLSSQLPDTPNSMVPSPVET from the exons ATGGTGGATATTATTTTCAGCTCTTCTTTCTTGGATGATATGGGGGATCATTCCAAAA AGAAGCCAGGATTCGCGATGTGTGTAGGATGTGGAAGTCAGATCCATGACCAGTACATACTGAGAGTCTCTCCCGACCTGGAGTGGCATGCAGCCTGCCTGAAGTGTGCAGAGTGCAGCCAGTACCTGGATGAGACCTGCACTTGTTTCGTCCGTGACGGCAAAACCTATTGCAAAAGAGATTATGTAAG GCTGTTTGGAATAAAATGCGCAAAATGCAACCTGGGATTCAGCAGCAGCGATTTGGTGATGAGGGCCCGGGATAACGTTTACCACATCGAGTGTTTTCGGTGTTCGGTGTGCAGCAGGCAGCTGCTGCCGGGAGACGAGTTCTCCCTGCGGGAAGAGGAGCTGCTGTGCCGGGCGGACCACAGCCTGCTGCTGGAGAGGAGCTCCGCAGGAAGCCCCATCAGCCCCGGACACATCCACTCCAACAGACCGCTGCACCTGGCAG CAGACCCGGTCACGGTGCGGCAGGCCCCGCATCGGAACCACGTCCACAAGCAGTCGGAGAAGACGACGCGGGTCAGGACGGTGCTGAACGAGAAGCAGCTCCACACGTTGCGGACCTGCTACAACGCCAACCCGAGGCCGGACGCGCTGATGAAGGAGCAGCTGGTGGAGATGACCGGCCTGAGCCCCAGGGTGATCCGGGTCTGGTTCCAGAACAAGCGCTGCAAAGACAAGAAGAAGTCCATCCTGATGaagcagctccagcagcagcaccacagTGATAAGACTGTAAGCATCTTC AATCTGCAGGGCCTCACAGGGACGCCTCTTGTAGCCGGGAGTCCTATCCGACATGAGAGTGCTGTGCAGGGAAACCCAGTGGAGGTTCAGACCTACCAGCCTCCATGGAAAGCCCTGAGTGAGTTCGCCCTGCAGAGTGACCTGGACCAGCCAGCCTTCCAacaactg GTGTCTTTCTCTGAATCGGGCTCTCTCGGAAACTCCTCCGGCAGCGACGTGACTTCTTTGTCTTCTCAGTTACCGGACACCCCCAACAGTATGGTACCCAGCCCGGTGGAGACGTGA
- the isl2b gene encoding insulin gene enhancer protein isl-2b isoform X5 — MVDIIFSSSFLDDMGDHSKKKPGFAMCVGCGSQIHDQYILRVSPDLEWHAACLKCAECSQYLDETCTCFVRDGKTYCKRDYVRLFGIKCAKCNLGFSSSDLVMRARDNVYHIECFRCSVCSRQLLPGDEFSLREEELLCRADHSLLLERSSAGSPISPGHIHSNRPLHLAADPVTVRQAPHRNHVHKQSEKTTRVRTVLNEKQLHTLRTCYNANPRPDALMKEQLVEMTGLSPRVIRVWFQNKRCKDKKKSILMKQLQQQHHSDKTVSIFNLQGLTGTPLVAGSPIRHESAVQGNPVEVQTYQPPWKALSVFL; from the exons ATGGTGGATATTATTTTCAGCTCTTCTTTCTTGGATGATATGGGGGATCATTCCAAAA AGAAGCCAGGATTCGCGATGTGTGTAGGATGTGGAAGTCAGATCCATGACCAGTACATACTGAGAGTCTCTCCCGACCTGGAGTGGCATGCAGCCTGCCTGAAGTGTGCAGAGTGCAGCCAGTACCTGGATGAGACCTGCACTTGTTTCGTCCGTGACGGCAAAACCTATTGCAAAAGAGATTATGTAAG GCTGTTTGGAATAAAATGCGCAAAATGCAACCTGGGATTCAGCAGCAGCGATTTGGTGATGAGGGCCCGGGATAACGTTTACCACATCGAGTGTTTTCGGTGTTCGGTGTGCAGCAGGCAGCTGCTGCCGGGAGACGAGTTCTCCCTGCGGGAAGAGGAGCTGCTGTGCCGGGCGGACCACAGCCTGCTGCTGGAGAGGAGCTCCGCAGGAAGCCCCATCAGCCCCGGACACATCCACTCCAACAGACCGCTGCACCTGGCAG CAGACCCGGTCACGGTGCGGCAGGCCCCGCATCGGAACCACGTCCACAAGCAGTCGGAGAAGACGACGCGGGTCAGGACGGTGCTGAACGAGAAGCAGCTCCACACGTTGCGGACCTGCTACAACGCCAACCCGAGGCCGGACGCGCTGATGAAGGAGCAGCTGGTGGAGATGACCGGCCTGAGCCCCAGGGTGATCCGGGTCTGGTTCCAGAACAAGCGCTGCAAAGACAAGAAGAAGTCCATCCTGATGaagcagctccagcagcagcaccacagTGATAAGACTGTAAGCATCTTC AATCTGCAGGGCCTCACAGGGACGCCTCTTGTAGCCGGGAGTCCTATCCGACATGAGAGTGCTGTGCAGGGAAACCCAGTGGAGGTTCAGACCTACCAGCCTCCATGGAAAGCCCTGA GTGTCTTTCTCTGA
- the isl2b gene encoding insulin gene enhancer protein isl-2b isoform X2 — MVDIIFSSSFLDDMGDHSKKKPGFAMCVGCGSQIHDQYILRVSPDLEWHAACLKCAECSQYLDETCTCFVRDGKTYCKRDYVRLFGIKCAKCNLGFSSSDLVMRARDNVYHIECFRCSVCSRQLLPGDEFSLREEELLCRADHSLLLERSSAGSPISPGHIHSNRPLHLADPVTVRQAPHRNHVHKQSEKTTRVRTVLNEKQLHTLRTCYNANPRPDALMKEQLVEMTGLSPRVIRVWFQNKRCKDKKKSILMKQLQQQHHSDKTVSIFNLQGLTGTPLVAGSPIRHESAVQGNPVEVQTYQPPWKALSEFALQSDLDQPAFQQLVSFSESGSLGNSSGSDVTSLSSQLPDTPNSMVPSPVET; from the exons ATGGTGGATATTATTTTCAGCTCTTCTTTCTTGGATGATATGGGGGATCATTCCAAAA AGAAGCCAGGATTCGCGATGTGTGTAGGATGTGGAAGTCAGATCCATGACCAGTACATACTGAGAGTCTCTCCCGACCTGGAGTGGCATGCAGCCTGCCTGAAGTGTGCAGAGTGCAGCCAGTACCTGGATGAGACCTGCACTTGTTTCGTCCGTGACGGCAAAACCTATTGCAAAAGAGATTATGTAAG GCTGTTTGGAATAAAATGCGCAAAATGCAACCTGGGATTCAGCAGCAGCGATTTGGTGATGAGGGCCCGGGATAACGTTTACCACATCGAGTGTTTTCGGTGTTCGGTGTGCAGCAGGCAGCTGCTGCCGGGAGACGAGTTCTCCCTGCGGGAAGAGGAGCTGCTGTGCCGGGCGGACCACAGCCTGCTGCTGGAGAGGAGCTCCGCAGGAAGCCCCATCAGCCCCGGACACATCCACTCCAACAGACCGCTGCACCTGGCAG ACCCGGTCACGGTGCGGCAGGCCCCGCATCGGAACCACGTCCACAAGCAGTCGGAGAAGACGACGCGGGTCAGGACGGTGCTGAACGAGAAGCAGCTCCACACGTTGCGGACCTGCTACAACGCCAACCCGAGGCCGGACGCGCTGATGAAGGAGCAGCTGGTGGAGATGACCGGCCTGAGCCCCAGGGTGATCCGGGTCTGGTTCCAGAACAAGCGCTGCAAAGACAAGAAGAAGTCCATCCTGATGaagcagctccagcagcagcaccacagTGATAAGACTGTAAGCATCTTC AATCTGCAGGGCCTCACAGGGACGCCTCTTGTAGCCGGGAGTCCTATCCGACATGAGAGTGCTGTGCAGGGAAACCCAGTGGAGGTTCAGACCTACCAGCCTCCATGGAAAGCCCTGAGTGAGTTCGCCCTGCAGAGTGACCTGGACCAGCCAGCCTTCCAacaactg GTGTCTTTCTCTGAATCGGGCTCTCTCGGAAACTCCTCCGGCAGCGACGTGACTTCTTTGTCTTCTCAGTTACCGGACACCCCCAACAGTATGGTACCCAGCCCGGTGGAGACGTGA